GGTCCTTCGGGTAGCGGAACACCATCACGTCGCCGCGCTGGGGCTCGCCCATGTCCATAATCTTCTTGTTCACCACCGGCAGGCGGATGCCGTACTCGTACTTGTTGACGAGGATGAAATCGCCGATCAGCAGCGTCGGGATCATCGAGCCGGACGGGATCCTGAACGGCTCGACCACGAACGAACGCAGCACGAACACCGCCAGGATCACCGGGAAGAAGCTGGCCGAATATTCCAGCCACCACGGCTGGCGCAGCTTTTCCTCGGCCAGGCGCTTGCGCGTGGCTTCGGCATCGGCGGTGCCGAAGCTGCCCTGCAGGCGGCCCTGCTGCGAATCGAATTCGGCCAGCGCGAGCCGCGCCGAAGAGCGGCGCTGCCGCTCGAACACGAGCTTGTCGGCCACCCACGCCACGCCCGTGATCACCACCAGCACAAAAAGGATCAGTGCAAAATTCATGACGGCTTCTGGTTCTTGGAAATCCTGGTACAGCCTGTTCTGTCACCACGCCGGCAAGGCTGCCGGGCATGGCCCTGCCCCTGCCCTGCGCGCGGCAATTATTTGTCGTCGACCTGCAGGATGGCCAGGAAGGCCTCTTGCGGAATCTCGACGGTACCGACCTGCTTCATCCGCTTCTTGCCCGCCTTCTGCTTTTCCAGCAGCTTCTTCTTGCGCGAGATATCGCCGCCGTAGCACTTGGCCAGCACGTTCTTGCGCAGCGCCTTGACGTTTTCACGCGCGATGATATTCGAGCCGATCGCGGCCTGGATCGCCACGTCGTACATCTGGCGCGGAATGATCTCGCGCATCTTGGCCGCGACTTCGCGGCCGCGGTATTGCGAATTGGAGCGGTGCACGATCACCGACAGCGCATCGACCTTGTCGCTGTTGATCAGGATATCGACCTTGACCACGTCGGACGGGCGATATTCCTTGAACTCGTAATCCATCGACGCATAGCCGCGCGACACCGACTTCAGGCGGTCGAAGAAATCGAGCACGATTTCCGCCATCGGGATTTCGTAGGTCAGCTGCACCTGCTTGCCGTGGTAGCTCATATTGATCTGCGTGCCGCGCTTCTGCGTGCACAG
This Cupriavidus nantongensis DNA region includes the following protein-coding sequences:
- the lepB gene encoding signal peptidase I — translated: MNFALILFVLVVITGVAWVADKLVFERQRRSSARLALAEFDSQQGRLQGSFGTADAEATRKRLAEEKLRQPWWLEYSASFFPVILAVFVLRSFVVEPFRIPSGSMIPTLLIGDFILVNKYEYGIRLPVVNKKIMDMGEPQRGDVMVFRYPKDPSLDYIKRVIGVPGDVVQYANKRLTVNGKPAEYTALPDFLDEERLAYSRHFREKLPGGVEHGILNDADRPAFIAGADPDFPYRDNCTYNQQGVTCKVPAGHYFVMGDNRDNSLDSRYWGFVPDQNIVGKAFVIWMNLGNFGRVGSFK